The following proteins are encoded in a genomic region of Nomascus leucogenys isolate Asia chromosome 17, Asia_NLE_v1, whole genome shotgun sequence:
- the FAM200A gene encoding protein FAM200A — protein MTPESRDTTDLSPGSTQEMEGIVIVKVEEEDEEDHFQKQRNKVESSPQVLSHSTTMNERALLSSYLVAYRVAKEKMAHTAAEKIILPACMDMVRTIFDDKSADKLRTIPLSDNTISRRICTIAKHLEAMLITRLQSGIDFAIQLDESTDIASCPTLLVYVRYVWQDDFVEDLLCCLNLNSHITGLDLFTELENCLVGQYKLNWKHCKGISSDGTANMTGKHSRLTEKLLEATHNNALWNHCFIHREALVSKEISPSLMDVLKNAVKIVNFIKGSSLNSRLLEIFCSEIGVNHTHLLFHTEVRWLSQGKVLSRVYELRNEIYIFLIEKQAHLANIFEDDIWVTKLAYLSDIFGILNELSLKMQGKNNDIFQYLEHILGFQKTLLLWQARLKSNRPSYYMFPTLLQHIEENIINEDCLKEIKLEILLHLTSLSQTFNYYFPEEKFESLKENIWMKDPFAFQNPESIIELNLEPEEENELLQLSSSFILKNYYKTLSLSAFWIKIKDDFPLLSRKSILLLLPFTTTYLCELGFSILTRLKTKKRNRLNSAPDMRVALSSCVPDWKELMNRQAHPSH, from the coding sequence ATGACTCCTGAATCAAGAGATACTACAGATTTGTCTCCAGGGAGTACCCAGGAGATGGAAGGCATCGTGATAGtgaaggtggaggaggaagatgaagaagaccattttcaaaagcaaagaaacaaagtaGAGTCATCGCCACAAGTTCTCAGTCATTCTACAACTATGAATGAGAGAGCCTTATTATCATCGTATTTAGTTGCATATAGAGTGGCAAAAGAGAAAATGGCTCACACAGCAGCTGAAAAAATTATCCTTCCAGCATGTATGGACATGGTACGGACAATTTTTGATGACAAATCAGCTGATAAACTAAGAACTATACCTCTTAGTGATAATACAATATCTCGTCGAATCTGTACGATTGCAAAACATTTGGAAGCAATGCTTATTACACGGCTGCAGTCCGGTATAGACTTTGCAATCCAACTTGATGAGAGCACTGATATTGCAAGTTGTCCCACACTCTTGGTTTATGTCAGATATGTGTGGCAAGATGATTTTGTAGAGGATCTCTTAtgttgtttaaatttaaattcacatATAACTGGATTAGATTTATTTACTGAATTAGAAAACTGCCTTGTTGGTCAGTATAAATTAAACTGGAAACATTGTAAAGGAATTTCAAGTGATGGAACAGCAAATATGACCGGAAAACACAGCAGACTTACTGAAAAATTGTTAGAAGCAACCCACAACAATGCTCTTTGGAATCACTGTTTTATTCATCGAGAAGCTTTGGTATCCAAAGAAATTTCACCAAGTCTAATGGATGTATTGAAAAATGCAGtgaaaattgttaattttattaaaggaAGCTCACTAAATAGCCGACTTCTCGAAATATTTTGTTCAGAGATTGGAGTGAACCACACCCACTTATTGTTTCATACAGAAGTTCGTTGGCTTTCTCAAGGAAAAGTATTGAGCAGAGTATATGAACTTAGGAATgagatttacatttttctcattgaaaAGCAAGctcatttggcaaatatttttgaaGACGACATTTGGGTAACAAAATTGGCATATTTAAGTGATATTTTTGGCATTCTTAATGAATTAAGCCTGAAAATGCAGGGGAAAAACAATGATATATTTCAGTATCTTGAACATATTCTAGGATTCCAAAAGACATTATTATTGTGGCAAGCAAGACTTAAAAGTAACCGCCCTAGCTACTATATGTTTCCAACGTTATTGCAACACATCGAAGAGAACATTATTAACGAAGACtgcttaaaagaaataaaattagagatacTGTTGCATCTCACTTCTTTGTCTCAAACTTTTAATTATTACTTTCCAGAAGAGAAATTTGAatcattaaaggaaaatatttggatGAAAGATCCATTTGCTTTTCAAAACCCAGAATCAATAATTGAGTTAAACTTGGAGCCTGAAGAAGAGAATGAATTATTGCAGCTCAGTTCATCATTCATACTAAAGAATTATTATAAGACATTAAGTTTATCAGCATTTTGGATTAAGATTAAAGATGACTTTCCACTGCTAAGTAGGAAGAGTATATTACTGTTACTACCATTCACAACTACGTATTTGTGTGAACTAGGATTTTCAATCTTGACAcgattaaaaacaaagaaaagaaataggctCAATAGTGCACCAGATATGCGGGTAGCATTATCTTCGTGTGTTCCTGACTGGAAGGAACTT